In a genomic window of Spirosoma agri:
- a CDS encoding SusD/RagB family nutrient-binding outer membrane lipoprotein: protein MKFKLVIVAALVTLGGSSCETKQFLNINTNPNQLPTALPNYVLTNALNITATNLAGNTIGNPGQNANELGFYWAGQWTQGNGYIINTSQFAYQFTNGDFNYWDTFYDNLEDYQFVINNADANNQKFLKGPAKVMKAMLFQQLVDMYGNIPYTDALKGAATLAPKFDDQKTVYESLITSLDEAIVDLKANAFAGGFGTSDIVFGGNTTKWIQFANSLKMRILIRQSRVSGRESYIKTEINKIVTEGSGFITGSDVGIGGPSFFQPAAGQLNPVYDRWGYNETGAKRALNNYPRPTQFLINSLKAAGDTLRLKRIAYATGGESSSTPGVSTKAEIAANYSGTPFGASSGYLPANTSSIGPSLIVKGDYNRAYIIMTGSEVQFLLAEAKQRYSDVTLPNTAKAYFEEGIVQSFRVLGANTAGAAAFKGSKIQNYDWDASTDKLAAIAIQKWVALTNFSGLEAWAEYRRTNLPVTPQSGQVPDARRPLRLFYPNTEAGSNVANVSAQGTIDVFATKLFWDVD from the coding sequence ATGAAATTTAAGCTAGTAATTGTCGCAGCTTTAGTGACCTTGGGTGGTAGCAGTTGCGAAACCAAACAGTTTCTGAACATCAACACCAACCCGAACCAGTTGCCCACTGCATTGCCCAACTATGTGTTGACCAATGCATTGAACATTACGGCAACGAACCTGGCTGGTAACACGATCGGAAACCCCGGTCAGAATGCCAATGAACTTGGTTTTTACTGGGCGGGTCAGTGGACGCAGGGGAACGGATACATCATCAATACATCCCAGTTTGCCTACCAGTTTACCAATGGTGATTTTAATTATTGGGACACGTTTTACGATAACCTGGAAGACTACCAGTTCGTGATCAACAATGCCGATGCCAACAATCAGAAGTTCCTGAAAGGCCCGGCTAAAGTGATGAAGGCGATGCTGTTTCAGCAACTGGTCGATATGTATGGCAATATTCCTTACACGGATGCCTTGAAAGGGGCTGCTACGCTGGCGCCTAAATTCGATGATCAGAAAACCGTTTATGAGTCGCTGATTACTTCGCTGGACGAAGCGATCGTCGACCTGAAAGCGAACGCATTTGCGGGTGGTTTTGGCACATCTGATATTGTCTTTGGGGGTAACACAACGAAGTGGATTCAATTCGCCAACTCGTTGAAGATGCGAATCCTGATTCGTCAGTCGAGAGTCTCGGGTCGCGAATCGTACATCAAGACCGAGATCAACAAGATCGTAACTGAAGGATCGGGCTTTATTACGGGATCGGACGTTGGTATCGGTGGGCCATCGTTCTTCCAACCAGCAGCCGGGCAGTTAAATCCCGTCTATGATCGGTGGGGCTACAACGAAACGGGTGCTAAACGGGCGTTGAACAATTACCCCCGTCCAACGCAATTCCTGATCAATAGCCTCAAAGCGGCTGGTGATACCTTACGCCTGAAACGGATTGCGTACGCTACTGGTGGCGAGAGTAGCAGCACGCCGGGTGTGAGTACCAAAGCGGAAATTGCAGCGAACTATTCGGGTACGCCTTTTGGGGCCAGTTCGGGGTACTTACCTGCCAACACTAGTTCAATAGGGCCAAGTCTGATCGTTAAAGGTGATTACAATCGCGCCTACATTATCATGACTGGATCAGAAGTTCAATTCCTACTGGCCGAAGCTAAACAACGGTATTCGGATGTCACTTTACCGAATACGGCTAAAGCCTATTTCGAAGAAGGCATTGTCCAGTCGTTCCGCGTGTTGGGCGCTAACACCGCCGGCGCTGCAGCGTTTAAAGGCAGTAAAATTCAGAACTATGACTGGGATGCATCAACAGACAAACTGGCTGCTATTGCTATTCAGAAATGGGTGGCATTGACCAACTTCAGTGGTTTGGAAGCGTGGGCTGAATACAGACGGACGAATCTTCCAGTTACGCCACAAAGTGGTCAGGTTCCTGATGCAAGACGCCCGCTACGGCTGTTTTATCCGAATACGGAAGCTGGTTCAAACGTAGCCAATGTGTCTGCGCAGGGTACGATCGATGTATTTGCTACTAAACTGTTCTGGGATGTAGACTAA
- a CDS encoding ArnT family glycosyltransferase: protein MDSTTVTHSSWLRSLIGWPALTVGLLLIALISHLGYLPLDTSSDEPRRALVALEMILSGDYITPTLNGELYFNKPPLYNWLIIGFYKLAGNYSSFALRLPMVISLLLFGLTIYGFVRRYMPVRKSPPAMVSFVVAMMVLTNGRVLIYDSLWSSIDIPFGWLTYSAMMLVYHFDQRRNYWALFLCTYALTALGFLTKGLPSVVFQALTLVSWFSYTRQFRRLFHPAHVVGVSLFLLIIGSYYIAYFSRNHIPLANVASVLFDESAKRTVSTFGIWETLLHLLTFPFEMIYHFVPYLLLLVLLFSRTSIKTIKREPFIAFNALVFSVNVLVYWTSPQVYARYLIGLLPLLFTVLAYFYYEHSVPDTPARKWIEWLWLGLTAIVTIGVWVAVFHPKTRIVDGIVWKTALVFFLLSVCAWWLWQDTQNRLGRMLLVMVVIRIGMNWITLPGRLASRQFYKDESERIARETRRRPLYGYRETIGSTGATDVNSFHIAAFRGQILRKTDTRIPNAYYIADSTSLVGNQYQPIDTVRLFDRHPARLVKF from the coding sequence GTGGATTCTACTACAGTAACGCATTCTTCGTGGCTTCGCTCCCTTATTGGCTGGCCTGCATTGACAGTGGGGCTTCTACTGATCGCGCTGATTTCGCATCTGGGCTACCTGCCACTCGATACAAGTTCCGATGAACCGCGCCGGGCTTTGGTCGCGCTCGAAATGATCCTCTCCGGCGATTATATTACCCCCACACTAAACGGTGAATTGTACTTCAATAAACCCCCGCTGTATAACTGGCTGATCATCGGATTCTATAAGCTAGCTGGCAATTACTCGTCGTTTGCCCTGCGATTACCAATGGTCATTTCACTGCTGTTGTTTGGCCTGACCATATACGGTTTTGTGCGTCGATACATGCCCGTTCGAAAGAGCCCGCCCGCTATGGTTTCGTTTGTCGTCGCGATGATGGTGTTGACCAACGGGCGGGTCTTGATTTACGATTCACTCTGGAGTTCGATTGACATTCCCTTTGGCTGGCTGACGTATTCGGCCATGATGCTCGTTTATCATTTTGATCAGCGTCGTAATTACTGGGCCTTGTTCCTGTGTACGTATGCCCTGACGGCACTCGGTTTTCTGACGAAAGGGTTACCGTCAGTCGTCTTTCAAGCCCTGACTTTAGTAAGCTGGTTTAGTTATACCCGGCAGTTTCGACGCTTGTTTCACCCGGCTCACGTTGTTGGTGTCAGCTTATTTCTGCTCATTATCGGCAGTTACTACATTGCTTATTTCAGCCGAAATCACATTCCACTGGCTAACGTCGCGAGCGTACTTTTTGATGAAAGTGCAAAACGAACCGTTTCTACATTCGGCATTTGGGAGACGCTGCTGCATCTGCTGACGTTTCCGTTCGAGATGATCTATCATTTTGTGCCGTACCTGCTCTTACTTGTCCTGCTGTTCAGTCGAACTAGTATCAAAACGATCAAGCGCGAACCCTTTATCGCGTTCAATGCGCTTGTATTTAGCGTCAATGTGCTCGTATACTGGACATCACCGCAGGTGTATGCCCGGTATTTGATTGGCTTATTACCGCTTCTGTTTACCGTGTTGGCTTATTTTTATTATGAGCACAGTGTGCCCGATACGCCGGCGCGGAAATGGATCGAGTGGCTATGGCTTGGCCTGACAGCCATCGTCACGATTGGTGTCTGGGTTGCTGTTTTTCACCCTAAAACCCGGATCGTAGACGGCATCGTCTGGAAAACTGCCCTGGTTTTTTTCCTTCTGTCGGTTTGTGCTTGGTGGCTGTGGCAGGATACGCAAAACAGACTCGGGCGAATGTTGCTGGTGATGGTCGTCATACGAATTGGTATGAATTGGATAACCCTACCTGGGCGACTGGCATCCCGGCAGTTTTACAAAGATGAATCAGAGCGCATTGCCCGCGAAACAAGGAGAAGACCTTTGTATGGCTACCGGGAAACGATTGGCAGCACCGGGGCAACCGACGTGAATTCTTTTCATATTGCCGCCTTCAGAGGCCAGATTCTACGCAAAACTGACACCAGAATACCCAACGCATACTACATCGCCGACTCGACAAGTCTTGTAGGAAACCAATACCAGCCAATCGATACCGTACGTCTGTTCGACCGCCATCCAGCCCGGCTGGTGAAGTTTTAG
- a CDS encoding PQQ-dependent sugar dehydrogenase has translation MLASLLLSALLVCAAPSDTITDYYEVETIATPPGLVAETGGLSFLPDGRLAACFHRGEVMLYNPKTKVWKLFAEGLHDPLGVVAISNRELLVIQRPELTRITDTNGDGIADQYETVTDQFGMSGNYHEFAFGPVRDGKGNLYISLNTASNGAGIRDEVRGQYDALGRQGRMYACVPYRGWILQITPDGNVKPYASGFRSPNGMGFDAQGRLFVTDNQGDWLGTSKLYHVEEGKFYGHPASLVWRPGFPDVDPLTLSPHTLDSMRTVESIAFPHEVMAHSPTQLVVDNTGGKFGPFSGQLFLGEMDFSRLIRVLPDEVDGQIQGACIPFYDKAGGKNPLHIGNNRLAFAPDGSLWLGQTDHGWLGDRGIQRIRYKGASAGVPLDILNMKLTPTGFDLTFTQPLDEAAARDLASYRFKSYYYEYHQAYGSPQMDVQPVAVSGATLSTDRKTVSLTLPDLKAGRIYELNLGNLLANNGQKKLANKLICYTLNRLVR, from the coding sequence ATGCTTGCTTCTCTGCTCCTGTCTGCCCTATTGGTTTGTGCTGCTCCGTCGGATACCATAACCGATTATTACGAGGTCGAAACGATTGCGACGCCACCCGGTCTGGTAGCCGAAACGGGCGGGTTATCCTTTTTACCTGACGGGCGACTGGCCGCTTGCTTCCACCGGGGCGAGGTGATGCTGTATAATCCAAAAACGAAAGTCTGGAAACTCTTTGCCGAGGGGCTCCACGATCCGTTGGGCGTCGTCGCGATCAGCAATCGGGAATTATTAGTGATACAACGGCCGGAACTAACCCGGATCACGGACACGAATGGTGACGGTATCGCTGACCAGTACGAAACGGTAACGGATCAGTTCGGGATGTCGGGCAACTACCACGAGTTTGCGTTTGGGCCGGTACGCGATGGAAAAGGAAATTTGTACATCAGCCTGAACACAGCCTCTAACGGTGCGGGTATTCGCGATGAGGTTCGGGGCCAGTACGATGCGCTTGGTCGGCAGGGACGGATGTATGCCTGTGTTCCCTACCGGGGGTGGATCCTGCAAATCACACCCGATGGAAACGTAAAACCCTATGCCAGCGGGTTCCGGTCACCCAATGGCATGGGCTTCGATGCGCAGGGACGACTCTTCGTTACGGATAATCAGGGTGACTGGTTAGGAACGAGTAAGCTCTACCATGTTGAAGAAGGCAAGTTTTACGGCCATCCGGCCAGTCTGGTCTGGCGACCCGGTTTCCCTGATGTTGACCCGCTTACCCTCTCCCCCCACACCCTCGACAGTATGCGAACCGTCGAATCGATTGCGTTTCCGCATGAGGTGATGGCCCACTCGCCAACGCAGCTGGTCGTTGACAATACCGGTGGTAAATTTGGGCCCTTCTCCGGACAGCTTTTTTTGGGTGAAATGGATTTCTCGCGCCTAATTCGGGTATTACCCGACGAAGTTGACGGGCAGATACAGGGTGCCTGTATTCCTTTTTATGACAAGGCTGGCGGCAAAAATCCGCTTCATATCGGCAATAACCGACTCGCGTTTGCTCCCGATGGTAGTTTATGGCTGGGACAGACTGATCACGGCTGGCTCGGTGACCGGGGTATCCAGCGCATTCGCTACAAAGGTGCCTCTGCTGGCGTTCCACTAGATATTCTGAACATGAAGCTGACGCCTACTGGTTTTGACCTGACGTTCACGCAACCGCTTGACGAAGCAGCTGCCCGTGATCTAGCCAGTTATCGATTCAAAAGCTATTATTACGAGTACCACCAGGCGTATGGTTCGCCCCAGATGGACGTTCAACCGGTAGCCGTTTCGGGAGCCACACTTTCGACTGACCGCAAAACGGTGTCGTTAACACTCCCCGATTTAAAGGCCGGTCGCATTTACGAACTAAACCTGGGCAATCTACTGGCCAACAACGGGCAAAAGAAACTGGCCAACAAACTGATTTGCTACACGCTGAATCGGCTTGTTCGGTAA
- a CDS encoding plastocyanin/azurin family copper-binding protein produces MYRFLSLVGFMLATLTAYAQRDTLITITSSGGLQFDQKRLIIKPNTRLRLIFQNKDDMAHNLVVTRPNSRLRVVEFALALGAKGPAQHHVPTMDDVLAHTTSVEPGNTDSLTVTLTEGAYPFVCTYPGHGSIMYGVIYATSAPDRLPSPETDRNLPNPERTAEAAHHHTTDSGHPYALQLPAVYRTFMPDCGPAAIAVGLPGPEGGQSYVFDAGQCRLRYAWSGGFVDNTEQWDGKGQRFTKLVGEIYFRDTGGFPWKVGNAKQGPPQFKGYRLINRYPEFRYVVNGVEVREMVKPLARGRGLIRTFTLSPTKQPITFVATAQPGIRLKPSVGSIQQGAIRLPAGTRQFSLTVLTL; encoded by the coding sequence ATGTATAGATTTCTCTCTCTTGTGGGTTTTATGCTGGCTACCCTGACCGCATACGCTCAACGAGATACGCTCATCACTATCACCTCATCGGGCGGGTTGCAGTTTGACCAGAAGCGACTCATCATCAAACCAAACACCCGTTTACGACTCATTTTTCAGAACAAGGACGATATGGCGCATAACCTTGTCGTGACGCGTCCTAACTCGCGACTGCGGGTGGTTGAGTTTGCGCTGGCTCTCGGCGCAAAGGGGCCGGCGCAGCATCACGTACCGACCATGGATGACGTGCTGGCGCATACGACCAGTGTAGAACCTGGCAATACCGATTCATTAACAGTTACGCTTACCGAAGGGGCTTATCCGTTTGTCTGTACGTATCCGGGGCATGGTTCGATCATGTACGGGGTCATTTACGCAACCAGTGCACCCGATCGTCTCCCATCTCCCGAAACAGACCGTAACCTACCGAATCCAGAACGGACAGCGGAGGCCGCTCATCATCACACCACTGACTCGGGGCACCCATACGCACTGCAACTTCCGGCGGTCTATCGCACGTTCATGCCCGATTGTGGTCCGGCAGCTATTGCGGTGGGTTTACCCGGTCCGGAGGGCGGTCAATCCTATGTGTTCGATGCGGGTCAGTGTCGGCTACGGTATGCCTGGTCAGGTGGGTTCGTGGATAATACGGAGCAATGGGATGGGAAAGGGCAGCGATTTACGAAATTGGTTGGTGAGATCTACTTTCGGGATACGGGCGGCTTTCCGTGGAAGGTCGGGAATGCCAAGCAGGGACCACCGCAGTTTAAAGGGTATCGACTTATCAACCGGTATCCTGAGTTTCGGTATGTCGTGAACGGCGTTGAAGTACGGGAAATGGTCAAGCCACTTGCGCGCGGACGCGGTCTGATTCGAACCTTCACGCTCAGTCCGACGAAACAGCCGATTACGTTCGTTGCGACAGCACAACCCGGCATTCGCCTTAAACCGTCGGTTGGTTCAATCCAGCAAGGTGCGATCCGATTACCGGCTGGTACGCGCCAGTTCTCGCTGACGGTCTTAACACTGTGA
- the meaB gene encoding methylmalonyl Co-A mutase-associated GTPase MeaB, whose translation MRNRLSTDQYTNGILAGDRLILSRAITLIESRHPDDQILAQEVLATVLSQTGSFRSDSSIRVGITGVPGVGKSTFIETLGQYLTGLGHKLAVLAVDPTSQRSGGSLLGDKTRMETLSMNPNAYIRPSPAGDSLGGVGQRTRETMLLCEAAGFDIILVETVGVGQSETVVHGMVDFFLLLMLAGAGDELQGMKRGIMELADALAITKADRDNALHARRAQVEYRNALHLFPPTGTGWFPPVLTCSALTGDGMETVWQTILDHQQQTTSNGHRQRHRQAQQLAWFRSLLQYELANRFYTQPGMRDRLTAIEEQVQTGTLLPVPAVQQLLHEAA comes from the coding sequence ATGCGTAACCGACTGTCTACCGATCAATACACGAACGGCATTCTGGCTGGTGATCGGCTGATTCTGAGCCGGGCCATTACGCTCATCGAAAGTCGACATCCTGACGATCAGATACTGGCGCAGGAAGTGTTGGCAACCGTGTTGTCGCAAACCGGCAGTTTTCGCTCCGACTCCTCCATTCGCGTCGGTATTACGGGCGTGCCGGGTGTTGGTAAAAGCACGTTCATCGAAACGCTGGGCCAATACCTTACCGGACTGGGGCACAAACTCGCGGTGCTGGCCGTCGATCCGACCAGTCAACGTTCGGGGGGTAGTTTGTTGGGCGACAAGACGCGCATGGAAACGCTGTCGATGAATCCCAATGCCTACATCCGGCCTTCGCCAGCGGGCGATTCACTCGGTGGTGTTGGGCAACGCACCCGCGAGACTATGCTTCTCTGCGAAGCCGCCGGATTTGACATCATTCTGGTCGAGACAGTCGGTGTGGGTCAATCGGAGACGGTTGTTCATGGCATGGTCGATTTCTTTCTACTGTTGATGCTGGCCGGAGCGGGCGACGAACTTCAGGGCATGAAACGAGGCATTATGGAACTGGCGGATGCGCTGGCCATCACGAAAGCGGATCGGGACAATGCGCTGCACGCCCGTCGTGCACAGGTCGAATACCGCAACGCCTTACACCTGTTTCCGCCTACCGGAACCGGCTGGTTTCCACCCGTACTCACCTGTTCGGCGCTAACCGGCGATGGTATGGAAACGGTCTGGCAAACCATCCTTGACCACCAGCAACAAACCACGTCGAATGGGCACCGTCAACGGCACAGACAGGCTCAGCAATTAGCCTGGTTCCGTTCGCTGTTGCAGTATGAACTAGCCAATCGATTTTATACGCAACCGGGCATGCGCGACCGCTTAACAGCCATTGAAGAACAGGTCCAGACGGGTACATTACTTCCTGTCCCGGCAGTACAGCAATTGCTACACGAAGCGGCTTAA
- a CDS encoding 2-C-methyl-D-erythritol 4-phosphate cytidylyltransferase, with translation MSSYLPTFSLADIATSYAIIVAGGSGSRMKSDVPKQFLLLRGKPILQHTLEQFLSVLPAAQLILVLPARDQLIWSSLCNEHNFHPAIQTVTGGASRFQSVRNGLGMISALDGLVAVHDGVRPFVSPDIIRTSFETAAQTGSAVTCVSVKDSVRVVDADGHSQAVDRSLYRLIQTPQTFRLAIFRQAFLTDEQPFFTDCASVLEYAGFPITLIEGSYDNIKITTPDDLRGF, from the coding sequence ATGTCAAGTTACCTACCGACTTTTTCATTGGCCGACATAGCAACTTCCTACGCGATTATCGTCGCCGGGGGAAGCGGTAGTCGCATGAAATCCGATGTGCCGAAGCAATTTCTTCTGTTGCGTGGAAAGCCGATTCTCCAGCATACACTTGAGCAATTTCTGAGTGTTCTGCCGGCGGCTCAGCTTATTCTGGTGCTACCTGCCCGTGATCAGCTCATCTGGTCATCTCTTTGCAACGAGCATAATTTCCATCCGGCTATTCAAACCGTTACGGGTGGTGCCAGCCGTTTTCAGTCGGTTCGAAATGGTCTTGGTATGATCTCAGCGCTCGACGGACTGGTGGCGGTTCACGATGGGGTTCGACCGTTCGTTTCACCAGACATCATCAGAACTAGTTTTGAGACGGCCGCTCAGACAGGATCCGCCGTGACCTGCGTATCGGTTAAAGATTCGGTTCGGGTTGTCGACGCCGATGGTCATAGTCAAGCCGTGGACCGCAGTCTGTACCGACTCATTCAAACACCGCAGACCTTCCGGCTGGCTATATTCCGGCAAGCCTTCCTGACTGACGAGCAGCCGTTTTTTACCGACTGCGCCAGTGTGCTGGAATACGCGGGTTTTCCGATTACGCTTATTGAAGGCTCATACGACAATATCAAAATCACGACACCCGACGATCTACGAGGCTTTTAA
- the queA gene encoding tRNA preQ1(34) S-adenosylmethionine ribosyltransferase-isomerase QueA: MKLSEFKFDLPESLIAKYPVERGESRLMVVDRKAKTIEHKQFSDILSYFSDGDVMVINNTKVFPARLYGNKEKTGAKIEVFLLRELNREMKLWDVLVDPARKIRVGNKLYFGDSDLVAEVIDNTTSRGRTIRFLFDGSHEEFMKAVDELGETPLPREINREAELSDRDLYQTVFAQHVGAVAAPTAGLHFTRAMMKRMEIKGIHFAPITLHVGLGTFRQVDVEDLTKHKTDSENYRIPEDASQIVNTALDAGKRVCAVGTTSLKAIESSVSANSRLKPVEGWTDKFIFPPYDFKIANTLLTSLHLPESILIMMTSAFGGHELIKQAYETAIKEKYRFFSYGDAMLIL; this comes from the coding sequence ATGAAGTTATCCGAATTTAAATTTGATCTGCCCGAAAGTTTAATTGCCAAATACCCAGTTGAACGGGGTGAATCACGATTAATGGTGGTTGACCGTAAAGCCAAAACCATTGAGCACAAGCAGTTTTCGGATATCCTGAGCTATTTCAGTGACGGTGACGTAATGGTCATCAACAACACGAAGGTTTTTCCGGCCCGGCTATACGGCAATAAAGAAAAAACCGGCGCGAAGATCGAAGTATTCCTGTTGCGCGAACTCAACCGGGAAATGAAGCTATGGGACGTTCTGGTTGATCCCGCCCGTAAAATCCGCGTTGGTAATAAACTTTATTTCGGCGACAGTGATCTGGTAGCCGAAGTTATCGATAACACAACCTCCCGTGGCCGGACGATTCGGTTCCTGTTTGACGGTAGTCACGAGGAGTTCATGAAAGCGGTGGACGAACTGGGAGAAACGCCCCTGCCCCGCGAAATCAACCGGGAGGCCGAACTGTCTGACCGCGACCTGTATCAAACCGTTTTTGCTCAGCATGTCGGTGCGGTAGCTGCGCCAACGGCTGGCCTTCACTTCACCCGTGCGATGATGAAGCGGATGGAGATCAAAGGCATTCACTTTGCGCCGATCACACTGCACGTTGGTCTCGGCACCTTCCGTCAGGTAGACGTTGAAGACCTGACGAAGCATAAAACTGATTCGGAAAATTATCGTATTCCGGAAGATGCGTCGCAGATCGTTAATACCGCTCTTGATGCGGGTAAACGCGTTTGTGCCGTTGGTACAACTTCGCTCAAAGCTATCGAATCATCGGTATCGGCCAATAGCCGTTTGAAGCCCGTTGAAGGCTGGACCGATAAGTTTATCTTCCCTCCCTACGACTTCAAAATTGCCAATACGTTGCTGACCAGTCTGCACCTGCCGGAGTCTATTCTGATTATGATGACAAGTGCGTTTGGTGGTCACGAACTCATTAAACAAGCCTACGAAACAGCCATTAAAGAAAAATATCGTTTCTTTAGCTATGGCGATGCGATGCTGATTTTATAA
- a CDS encoding SMP-30/gluconolactonase/LRE family protein, with product MNVSPKNAYCLAVLAGTLAACNTPDPEFDAPIFPERIAFSAARQYPEGITYAPSLDKFLVSSITQGKIGTVDQNGRYADLIAQDSALISSIGMKVRDGKLYVCNGDQGVSSKSTSATTLKTAGLFIYDLATRTNLRRVNLAALLPGSNHYANDLAFDSEGNAYVTDSFAPVIYKVPADTTKPSILVNSPLFAGTEGINLNGIVYHPDKFLIVAKANEGSLYKVSLSAPTLPKQITGPALPNGDGMVLVGDDLYVVNNRNRVSRVRSSDGWNTFTIVESDASGYDQATTCVDVNGKIFTLNARISEVSAAVAAKNPAQLQASDYSIKQFKSTGAGN from the coding sequence ATGAATGTATCGCCTAAAAACGCATACTGTCTCGCTGTATTGGCCGGTACGCTGGCTGCCTGTAATACGCCTGATCCTGAGTTCGATGCACCGATCTTTCCTGAGCGAATTGCCTTCTCCGCTGCCCGGCAATACCCGGAAGGAATCACGTACGCGCCTTCACTGGACAAATTTCTGGTCAGCTCCATTACGCAGGGAAAAATTGGAACGGTAGATCAGAACGGTCGGTATGCGGACCTGATTGCCCAAGACAGTGCGCTTATCAGTTCGATTGGAATGAAAGTGCGCGATGGTAAACTGTACGTCTGCAACGGCGATCAGGGCGTTTCCAGCAAAAGTACGTCGGCAACGACATTAAAAACGGCGGGGCTATTCATTTATGATCTGGCCACCCGTACGAACCTGAGACGTGTCAATCTGGCGGCATTGCTTCCGGGCTCCAACCACTATGCCAATGATCTGGCGTTCGATTCTGAGGGCAATGCCTACGTAACTGACTCGTTTGCCCCGGTCATTTATAAGGTGCCTGCCGATACGACCAAGCCAAGTATTCTGGTCAATTCGCCTTTGTTCGCGGGCACTGAAGGCATCAACCTGAACGGTATCGTCTACCATCCCGACAAATTCCTGATTGTCGCCAAAGCGAACGAGGGTAGTCTGTACAAAGTCAGCCTGAGTGCACCGACGCTACCGAAGCAGATAACCGGTCCGGCGCTGCCCAACGGTGACGGCATGGTGTTGGTTGGCGACGATTTATACGTGGTCAATAACCGGAATCGGGTTTCGCGGGTGCGTAGTTCGGATGGCTGGAACACGTTCACCATTGTCGAGTCGGATGCCAGCGGTTACGATCAGGCTACCACTTGCGTAGACGTGAACGGAAAAATTTTCACGCTCAACGCCCGAATCAGCGAAGTGAGTGCAGCGGTGGCTGCCAAAAATCCGGCTCAGCTACAAGCCAGCGACTACAGCATCAAACAATTCAAGTCGACCGGCGCGGGTAACTAG
- a CDS encoding 3-keto-disaccharide hydrolase translates to MNLTIRPKADGWVSIFNGKNFDGWKVTEESPGTFTVQDGAIVVAGPRAHLFYEGPVGNHNFRNFEWKAQVKTMPGSNSGMFIHTAYQPSGWPSKGYEIQVNQTHTDWRKTGSVYALQDVKEVFVKDDEWYTEHIIVQGKKVTIKLNDKTINEYMEPDSISQGKSMKKLSSGTVALQGHDPKSKVYFKDIQLKVLPD, encoded by the coding sequence ATGAATCTAACGATCCGCCCGAAGGCCGATGGGTGGGTTAGCATTTTTAACGGCAAAAATTTCGATGGCTGGAAAGTCACCGAAGAAAGTCCGGGTACCTTCACGGTGCAGGATGGTGCTATCGTCGTCGCGGGTCCCCGTGCCCATCTGTTCTACGAAGGCCCGGTAGGCAACCATAATTTCAGAAATTTCGAATGGAAGGCGCAGGTCAAAACAATGCCGGGCTCCAATTCGGGCATGTTTATTCACACCGCCTATCAACCATCGGGCTGGCCCTCGAAAGGCTACGAGATTCAGGTAAACCAAACACACACCGACTGGCGTAAAACGGGCAGCGTGTACGCCCTTCAGGACGTGAAAGAGGTGTTCGTGAAAGACGATGAGTGGTATACCGAACACATCATTGTGCAGGGCAAAAAAGTAACCATCAAGCTCAACGATAAGACTATCAACGAGTATATGGAGCCCGACAGTATCAGCCAGGGCAAGTCTATGAAAAAACTCAGCAGTGGAACCGTTGCCCTGCAAGGCCACGATCCTAAAAGCAAAGTTTATTTCAAAGACATCCAACTGAAGGTTTTACCAGATTAG